The segment GACAGAAGCATCTGACGCGACTGTTCGATCCGGCGATTCGTCGCGAGGATGTCCATCGCGGGCATTGCGAACAGCTGCCAGTAAGGGAAGCGGGACTCTCCCCTCGCGAGTTGCAGGAGACGCTGGAATGCGGCACCGCCGTCATTCTCCGACGCCCGTAGTACCGTTTGGACGTCTCGAATCGCGCCGAACCACGCAGGATTGACCCGCCCCTCGTCCACCATGGGCTCGATCTTATCGAGGACAGACAACGCTTCGTCGAGACGGCCGGCGGTGTGCAATAAGTTGACCCGGGTGACCAGGCCCGTCGGGAACTCGGGCTCGATCGCAAGAGCTCGATCGATCTCGGTCAGGGCCTCCTCCGTGCGGCCAAGGCACGCCAACTCTCCTGCCGACATCATCGGAGCGTAGGTGTAGAGTGGGTCGAGTCGGGCCGATTCGCGACCGGCCTCCAACCCGAGCCGGCAACTTGGCAGACCGATGAGGAGGGCGATATGAGAGCGCGGAAACATGGGCGCGCCATGGACCGCTCGCAGAGCGCTTCGTAATACCGTTGCCCGCGCTCCTCCACCTTGAGCCGCCTCGAGGTTGGACAGCACGGCCCATGCGCGTCCGTTGTCCTCGTCGATCGTGAGCGCGCGACGCGCCCAGCGGTCGATCCGAGGGATGGCTTCATCGGGATCGAGTCCCGCTTCCAGCTTGAACTCGTAAAGCCACGATATCTCGGCCGCGGCGTCGGATAGCGCCGGATCCAGGCTAAGGGCCTCTTCGAAGGCCGAGAGCGACTGCTCGAAGTCTTCTTCATGATGAAGGTTGTTGAAGCGGTTGGAGTAATAAAGGCCGCGCTGGAAAGCCAGCTCCGCGCGAGAGCTCGCAGCGACCCCATGAACTGATGTCAGGGCAGCCGTTGGTCGGAGGCGTCGCTGTAATTCTTCTGCGGCATGGTGAACCAACTCCAGGTACCCGTCCCGCTCGCCCTCGTATTCGTTGCTCCACAGAAGTCGCCTTCCGTTCGCCTCCACCAATTGGACGTTGAGGAAGAGTCGTTCGGGTTGCGCCGTGACCGTCGACAAGACGAGCGCGCTCACCCGGTAGGTGCGGGCGATCCGATCGATGTCTCCTCCGAACCGTTCGATGTCGGCACTCGCCGGCGGGAGCTTGGTCTCGAGCCCCACGACCTGTGACAGATAAGTCGAAACCGTTTTGGGAATCGCATCGGCGAGAAAAGCGTCCTCGTCCGAGCCGACGACTTCGCTTGGAAGCGCGACGATGGATTGGATTTCTGAGGAGTCCGCTGGAGGCGCCCCGCGCTCTCGCAAGCCGATCAGAAACGTGACAGCGAGAGCTACCGCCGCTCCCGCCGCCAGGAGAACGGCTCGTCTCGAGGCCCATCTCCTGGGCGCCCGAGAACGAAGCTCGACCAATAACTCCTTCGCCGACTGGTATCGCTTCGCGGGGTCCTGGTCGAGACATTTGTCGAGCACGCGTCTCAAATCTGCAGAGACCGACAGAACGTTCGTTTCCACGGGCCGGCTCGTGTCGGTGAGCAACTCCCGGAGCACCATACCAGCAGAGTAAATGTCGGTGCGGGCGTCGGCAGGTCCACCAGCCCGCTGCTCGGGCGCCATGTAATGAGGCGTCCCGGCAAACGTCTGGGTCTCGAACCGGCTCATCGTTTCCGCGCTCTCGACAGGCTGACCCACGAGCTTCGCGAGACCGAAATCGAGAATCTTCAGGCGGCCGTCGGGCATGAGACGCAAGTTGGCGGGCTTGAGGTCTCGGTGGACGATACCGCGCTCGTGCGCCGCGATGAGGCCCGCAGCCAGTTGCTCGCCGATCTCGACGACCTCCCCCTCGCTCAACCCGCCCTCCATCACTTTCTCGTCGAGGGTAATCCCCGGAACGTACTCGACGACGAGAAAGTCGGTATCGTCTTGAGAGTCGAAATCGTGCACCGTCTGAACGTTCGGGTGGTTGAGCTTCGAAAGTGCCAGGGCTTCTTTACGAAAGCGGCTCCGTGCGGCGCCGTCGGCGATCCTCCCCGGAGGAAGGACCTTTATGGCTACGTCGCGCTCGAGGTGCTCGTCCCGGGCGCGATAAACTTCTCCCATCGCGCCCTCGCCGATCTTCTCGACGACGCGATAGTGGGCGAGCTTGCGGCCGATCATCCGAAGCCTCCGCGAACCGGATTATATACATACGTAGGAGAGCTTGCGTTTCGCGTCCATCCCCGATAG is part of the Vicinamibacteria bacterium genome and harbors:
- a CDS encoding protein kinase, which translates into the protein MIGRKLAHYRVVEKIGEGAMGEVYRARDEHLERDVAIKVLPPGRIADGAARSRFRKEALALSKLNHPNVQTVHDFDSQDDTDFLVVEYVPGITLDEKVMEGGLSEGEVVEIGEQLAAGLIAAHERGIVHRDLKPANLRLMPDGRLKILDFGLAKLVGQPVESAETMSRFETQTFAGTPHYMAPEQRAGGPADARTDIYSAGMVLRELLTDTSRPVETNVLSVSADLRRVLDKCLDQDPAKRYQSAKELLVELRSRAPRRWASRRAVLLAAGAAVALAVTFLIGLRERGAPPADSSEIQSIVALPSEVVGSDEDAFLADAIPKTVSTYLSQVVGLETKLPPASADIERFGGDIDRIARTYRVSALVLSTVTAQPERLFLNVQLVEANGRRLLWSNEYEGERDGYLELVHHAAEELQRRLRPTAALTSVHGVAASSRAELAFQRGLYYSNRFNNLHHEEDFEQSLSAFEEALSLDPALSDAAAEISWLYEFKLEAGLDPDEAIPRIDRWARRALTIDEDNGRAWAVLSNLEAAQGGGARATVLRSALRAVHGAPMFPRSHIALLIGLPSCRLGLEAGRESARLDPLYTYAPMMSAGELACLGRTEEALTEIDRALAIEPEFPTGLVTRVNLLHTAGRLDEALSVLDKIEPMVDEGRVNPAWFGAIRDVQTVLRASENDGGAAFQRLLQLARGESRFPYWQLFAMPAMDILATNRRIEQSRQMLLS